From one Trifolium pratense cultivar HEN17-A07 linkage group LG1, ARS_RC_1.1, whole genome shotgun sequence genomic stretch:
- the LOC123884861 gene encoding pyrophosphate--fructose 6-phosphate 1-phosphotransferase subunit alpha: MDSDYGIPRELSDLQKLRSLYQPELPPCLQGTTVRVEFGDATTTADPSDEPSISRSFPNTYGHPLAHFLRATAKVPDAQIITEHPPIRVGIVFCGRQSPGGHNVIWGLHSALKIHNPNSVLLGFLGGSDGLFAQKTLEITEDVLSTYKNQGGYDLLGRTKDQIRTTEQVNAALATCTNLKLDGLVIIGGVTSNTDAAQLAETFAVAKCPTKVVGVPVTLNGDLKNQFVETNVGFDTICKVNSQLISNVCIDALSAEKYYYFIRLMGRKASHVALECTLQSHPNMVILGEEVAQSKLTLFEISRKISDAVQARAEQDKYHGVILIPEGLIESIPEVYALLKEIHGLLRQGVEAEKISHQLSPWASALFEFLPPFIRRQLLLYPESDDSAQLSQIETEKLLAYLVEVEINKRQKEGIYKGKKFNAICHFFGYQARGSLPSKFDCDYAYVLGHVCYHILAAGLNGYMATLTNLKNPVNKWKCGAAPISAMMTVSRWSPNPGATSIGKPAIHPATVDLRGKAYELLRKNATSFLMDDIYRNPGPLQFDGPGADAKPITLNVEDQDYMGRIKKLQEYLEQVRTLVKPGCPQEVLKAALSVMGSVTEVLTAMSSSAGNVSSL, translated from the exons ATGGATTCTGATTATGGTATTCCAAGAGAACTCTCAGATCTTCAAAAGCTTAGATCTTTATATCAACCTGAACTACCACCTTGTCTACAA GGTACAACTGTTAGGGTTGAATTTGGTGATGCAACCACAACTGCTGACCCTTCTGATGAACCTTCTATAAGTAGATCTTTCCCTAATACCTATGGACACCCTTTGGCTCATTTTCTTAGGGCTACTGCTAAAGTTCCTGATGCTCAGATCATAACTGAACACCCTCCTATTAG gGTTGGAATTGTTTTTTGTGGAAGACAATCTCCCGGTGGACACAATGTTATTTGGGGTCTTCACTCTGCTCTCAAGATTCACAATCCTAACAGTGTTTTGCTTGGATTTCTTG GTGGTTCAGATGGTCTATTTGCTCAGAAAACATTGGAGATAACTGAAGATGTTCTCTCCACATACAAAAATCAAG GTGGTTATGATTTGCTCGGACGGACGAAAGATCAAATTAGGACCACAGAACAAGTTAATGCTGCACTTGCTACATGCACCAATTTGAAACTTGATGGTCTTGTCATCATTGGAG GTGTGACATCAAACACAGATGCTGCACAACTTGCAGAAACATTTGCTGTTGCAAAATGCCCCACAAAG GTGGTTGGTGTTCCTGTGACTTTGAATGGAGATCTTAAAAACCAGTTTGTGGAAACAAATGTTGGTTTTGATACAATTTGTAAG GTGAATTCTCAGCTCATCAGCAATGTCTGCATTGATGCTCTCTCGGCAGAGAAG TATTACTATTTCATTCGTCTTATGGGACGCAAGGCATCACACGTTGCTTTGGAATGCACTCTTCAGTCACATCCAAACATG GTAATTCTTGGCGAGGAGGTTGCTCAATCAAAGCTTACCCTTTTTGAAATTTCACGAAAGATTTCTGATGCAGTTCAAGCTAGAGCAGAACAAG ACAAATATCACGGAGTAATTCTCATTCCAGAAGGTCTGATTGAGAGCATTCCTGAAGTGTATGCACTTTTGAAG GAAATTCATGGTTTACTCCGACAAGGTGTTGAAGCTGAAAAGATATCTCATCAGCTTTCACCATGGGCTTCTGCTTTATTCGAATTTCTACCACCATTTATTAGGAGACAG CTGCTCCTTTACCCCGAGTCAGATGACTCAGCACAGTTGTCTCAG ATCGAGACTGAGAAACTTCTTGCATACCTTGTGGAAGTAGAGATAAACAAGCGTCAGAAAGAAGGCATTTACAAGGGAAAGAAATTCAATGCGATTTGCCACTTTTTTGGATATCAAGCTCGAGGATCCCTTCCATCAAAGTTTGACTGTGACTATGCATAT GTTCTTGGACACGTCTGCTACCATATACTGGCTGCTGGTTTGAATGGATACATGGCAACTTTAACTAACTTGAAGAATCCTGTAAACAAGTGGAAATGCGGCGCTGCTCCAATTTCA GCTATGATGACGGTGAGTCGCTGGTCTCCAAATCCTGGAGCCACATCAATCGGAAAACCTGCTATCCATCCAGCTACTGTGGATTTGAGAGGCAAAGCTTATGA GCTGTTGCGTAAAAATGCGACAAGCTTTCTCATGGACGATATTTATAGAAATCCAGGTCCACTTCAGTTTGATGGTCCTGGTGCAGATGCCAAGCCGATAACACTTAATGTCGAAGACCAGGACTACATGGGTCGCATTAAGAAACTTCAGGAGTACCTTGAACAG GTACGAACCCTTGTAAAGCCAGGGTGTCCTCAAGAGGTTCTGAAAGCGGCTTTGAGTGTGATGGGGTCCGTTACCGAAGTTTTAACTGCCATGTCATCATCTGCCGGCAACGTATCATCTCTCTAA
- the LOC123884889 gene encoding transcription initiation factor TFIID subunit 9-like — translation MADNDRELAMPRDAKILKNLLKSMGVEDHEPCVINKFLELWYRYVVDVLTDAQDYSEHAGKSTIDCDDVKLAVQSKVNSSFSQPPPREVLLELAHNRNKIPLPKNITGPGFSLPPDQDTLMCPNYQFAIPNKRSAESIEDTEDEETVNPNPSQEEQTDMQLNLHHERVSFPLTKRQKD, via the exons ATGGCAGATAATGATCGAGAGTTAGCAATGCCAAGAGACGCaaagattttgaaaaatttgttgAAATCAATGGGAGTGGAAGATCATGAACCTTGTGTTATAAACAAGTTTCTAGAACTATGGTATCGTtatgttgttgatgttttaaCAGATGCGCAAGATTATTCAGAACATGCGGGTAAATCTACAATTGATTGTGATGATGTTAAACTTGCTGTTCAATCTAAGGTTAACTCTAGTTTCTCTCAACCACCCCCTCGTGAG GTTCTTCTAGAGTTGGCTCATAATCGCAACAAGATACCATTGCCAAAGAATATTACTGGACCTGGTTTTTCTCTTCCACCTGATCAGGACACATTAATGTGTCCCAACTATCAATTTGCAATTCCAAACAAAAGGTCGGCTGAATCTATAGAAGATACAGAGGATGAAGAAACTGTCAATCCCAACCCTTCACAGGAAGAGCAGACAGATATGCAATTGAATCTTCATCATGAAAGAGTGTCATTTCCTCTAACCAAACGCCAAAAGGATTAA